CTTTTAACCTTAACGGTAAAATTAGCACTCTTTTACTTTGCTAATAAAGGTTATACCTCAATGGCAAGAATGCGTAACGTTGCGCCGAAACTTGCGTTGATTCGTGAAGAGTATGCCGATAACAGACAAAAACAATCTGAAGAGATGATGAAGCTTTATCGTAAAGAGAAGATCAATCCTTTAGGTGGTTGTTGGCCGATTGTGATTCAAATCCCCGTATTTATTGCACTCTTTTGGATGTTGATGGAAAGTGTTGAGCTTCGCCAAGCACCATGGATTCTCTGGATTCATGACTTATCGAAGATGGATCCGTACTTTATTTTACCAGTTATTATGGGTATCACGATGTTCTTCCAACAACGTTTAAACCCAGCACCAACTGATCCAATGCAACAAAAGATCATGAAATGGTTACCAGTAGTATTTACATTCATGTTTATGTGGTTTGCAGCAGGTATTGTTTTATACTGGATTACAAACAACTTACTCACAATCTTACAACAGACATTTATTATGAAACGTGTTGAAAGAGATAGTAAAAAGCATTCAGCATAAAATATGTAAGATAAAATAGGTTTTGACAATTTGTCAGTAACAACTAACAATCCCCTTTATTGGGGATTGTTTTTTATAAGGAATTAAAAGTGTTAAAAGATCAGACGATTGCTGCAATTGCGACAAGCACTGCGATTGGTGGGATTGGTATTGTAAGGCTTTCTGGAAGTGAGTCGATTCGTATTGTCAAAGAGATGACAAAATTGACGGACTTAAAGCCAAGACATGCCTATTTTTCGCCTTTTTTGGGTAAAGAAGGGGAGACAATCGATGAAGGGGTTGTGATCTATTATCAAGGGCCTAATTCATTTACAGGGGAAGATGTGATTGAGCTTCAAGGCCATGGTGGGTTAGTGGTTTTAAATCGAGTTCTTTCACGAACCTTAGAGCTTGGGGCGATTATGGCAAGACGTGGGGAGTTTTCTGAGCGTGCATTTATCAATGGGAAGCTTGATCTTGTCCAAGCAGAAGCAATTCACGACTTAATCGTAAGTCAAAGTGAAGCGCAGGCAAAAGCGGCAATGAACTCTTTGACGGGGAACTTTTCGAAAAAAGTTAATGAGCTTTTAGAAGCTTTAGTCATGATGCGAGTCTATATTGAAGCGGCGATTGATTTTAGTGAAGAAGATATTGATTTTATCTCAGATGGTAATGTTGTTAAGGGGTTAAATGGTCTCAATGATCAGATCTCGGCGTTACTTAAATCAGCAGGGAATGGTAAGGTTTTAACAGATGGATTAAAGGTTGTGATTGCAGGGAAGCCAAATGCCGGCAAGTCTAGCCTCTTAAATGCATTATCTGGTGAAGAGACAGCAATAGTCACGGATATTGAAGGCACAACGCGAGATGTGCTTCGTGAGCGTATTATTATTGAGGGAATTCCTCTTTATATTATTGATACCGCGGGGCTTCGTGAAACAACAGATCAAATTGAAGCAGAAGGAATCAAGCGAGCGAAACGAGAGATGGCAGGCGCTGATCTTGTGCTGTGGATGCATGATGACTCCCAAGAGTTTACCGGTATTGATGATGATATTGTTGCCTTAAATATTCCGGTGATCAATATCCATAATAAAGCAGATATTTCTGGAAATACAATTGGCGAGCATGCTGAGTATATTGCCATTAGTGCAAAGCAAGGTCTTGGGATTGAAGCTGTGAAAGCGGCAATTTTAAATTATGCAGGCTTTGAGTCACAAGAAGGACAATTTAGTGCTAGAGAGCGCCATATTCAGGCATTAAAAGCTGTTTTAGAGCATTTTGCTATTGCATTAAGATTGATTCATGAAGAGGTTGCGATTGAGCTTGTGGCTGAAGAGCTTCGTTTAGCGCAGATTGCCTTAGGGGAGATTACAGGGGAGTTTAGCTCTGATGCGCTCTTAGGGGAGATCTTCTCTAATTTTTGTATCGGGAAATAAGTGGTTTTGAGGGGCGGTATGTATAGTGAAATAGGTTTATAGTCGATTCGGTTTAAGAAAAACCATCTTAAAAGTAAAACAGGAGCGGATCAAATCAGCTTATACGATGCCGGATAGAACGATTCTTGCGCTTCTTATAACCGATGCGACGGCAATTTGATTCAGTGACTTTTAAACCGATTTTACTATAAGTTATATGATTGAGAATCCCAAATGTTAAGTAAAGAAAATCTATTAAAACTAGCGACTATTAAGATGCCTTTTGGGCGTTATGCAGGGCGTTATCTTATTGATCTGCCAGAAGAGTATCTTTTGTGGTTTACAAGGGCGGATAAAGGTTTTCCTAAAGGGGAGCTTGGGCAATTGATGGAGCTTGCCTTGATGCTAAAGGTCGATGGTTTAGATGGCTTAGTCAAGCCACTTAAGGGGAAAATTCCCATAGAGTAAAGATAAAAAAAGCCTCACAATTTGTGAGGCTTTTTTAATAAGATCCCATGACTAAAATTAGTTTTTCAGGGCATCTGCGGCATTTTTTGTCTCTTCAACCGTTTTATTCATTGCTTCTTCAGCAGCTTTTTTCATCTCTTCAGCAATTTCAGCGGCTGCTTCTTGCGCTGCTTGTTTTGCTTCTTCGATTTTCTCTTTATTTTCTTCTGCTTTTTTAGCCGCCGCTTCTTTCGCTTCTTCTACCTTTTCTGCTGCTTTATCTGTTAACTCTTCAGTTTTATCAGCGATTGTTTCAGCTTTTTTCTCTGTCTCTTTAGCAGCTTCATCGGCTACTTTTTTCTCAGCATCTGCCTTTTCTTTGGCTTCATCTTCAGCTTTTTTAGCGGCGTCTTCAGCGGCTTTCTTTTCAGCTTCAGCAAGCTTTTTGGCATCTTCTTCCGCTTTTTTAGCAGCTTCATCAGCAGCTTTTTTCTCAGCTTCCGCTTTTTCTTTCGCCGCTTCTTCTACTTTTTTTGCTTCATGTTCTGCATTTTTAGCAACTTGTTCTGCTTGTTGTTTTGCAGATTCTACTGAATCTTTCGATTCATCGGAGCATGCTACTAATCCTGCAAAAGCAATTGAGCTAATTAAAAGCATTTTAGTAATATTTTTCATTCTAACGTCCTTATAGATCGGTGTGAGAAAATAGGAAGTAGTAAAACTATCACAGGTATAAGGCACTATTATGTGCATTTTTTTGTCATAGCATTACTATAAATAATAGGGGTTATTAACATAGCTGCTTTATTGTAGATAACAATAAAGTAGATAGTTATTGGTATTTATTTACCATAATATGCAATTGTACTCTATTTTGTACTGAAAAATAAAGGCTTTCCTCGGGATTAATCCCTATTTCCAAGGAGATCAATCTAGGCGGTATTTGTTTTAAGATTGTGGTTTTAAAGCTCCGCTTCATTAATTTGGAGAATCTCATCTAGATTTTGTAACAAATTATTTTCTTGAATAGCGACAATTTTAAGAATATTAAAGAGGCTTTCAACAATTTGTGTGGAATAATTTAGGTCATTTAAGATTGAGCTTGTGGTAAAGCCATTGATTTTATTCTCTTTGAGAGCCGCATAGACATTTGATCTAA
The nucleotide sequence above comes from Ignatzschineria rhizosphaerae. Encoded proteins:
- the mnmE gene encoding tRNA uridine-5-carboxymethylaminomethyl(34) synthesis GTPase MnmE is translated as MLKDQTIAAIATSTAIGGIGIVRLSGSESIRIVKEMTKLTDLKPRHAYFSPFLGKEGETIDEGVVIYYQGPNSFTGEDVIELQGHGGLVVLNRVLSRTLELGAIMARRGEFSERAFINGKLDLVQAEAIHDLIVSQSEAQAKAAMNSLTGNFSKKVNELLEALVMMRVYIEAAIDFSEEDIDFISDGNVVKGLNGLNDQISALLKSAGNGKVLTDGLKVVIAGKPNAGKSSLLNALSGEETAIVTDIEGTTRDVLRERIIIEGIPLYIIDTAGLRETTDQIEAEGIKRAKREMAGADLVLWMHDDSQEFTGIDDDIVALNIPVINIHNKADISGNTIGEHAEYIAISAKQGLGIEAVKAAILNYAGFESQEGQFSARERHIQALKAVLEHFAIALRLIHEEVAIELVAEELRLAQIALGEITGEFSSDALLGEIFSNFCIGK
- a CDS encoding DUF3820 family protein, which codes for MLSKENLLKLATIKMPFGRYAGRYLIDLPEEYLLWFTRADKGFPKGELGQLMELALMLKVDGLDGLVKPLKGKIPIE